The Candidatus Denitrolinea symbiosum DNA window TCCAGCAGCGGATACCAGGAACTGATGGTGCTTGTCAAGGGCGGATACACCCCGGATGTGATCGTGGTGGAAAAGGGCAAGCCGGTGCGGCTGAATTTTGTCCGCGCAGAATCCGCCTCCTGCTCCGAGATGGTGATGATCCCGGACTTCAACAAGAGCGCGAAACTCCCCGAAGGTGAGACTGTTCCCGTTGAATTCATGGCCGACAAGGCTGGCGAATTCGAGTTCCAGTGCCAGATGGGTATGTTACGCGGCAAGTTGATCGTTGAGTAGGTAAAATCACGAAAATGGGAAAACCAATAGTGCCTGAGACTACTGCCACTCCATCGCCCGAATATAGAACTGTTTGCGGAGGCAAACTGAAGGACCCGACGAACTATCCCAGCGCCATGCACCGCGGCGAGCGGATCTATTTCTGCACCCGCGCCTGCCTGCGCGTTTTTGAGCAGGATCCTGATCTGTTCATGTCAGGGGAGATCGATCATCCAATCCATGAAGAGGACGAGTAATGTCCTGGTTGTTGAAATGAAAGTCTCTTTCTCAGGCTCTGGTCAACTCCAGAGCCTGACCGCTTAATAAGCAAAAAAGCCTACCCTGGAATGCGATAAACGGCGCTTCATGCTTCTTGGTCCAAGGTCATAGAATCAGGCAGAGTTTAAATTCCAAGGAGTATCCATGTTGAAGAGATTTGCGCTCCACTTTGACGATATGGCGCTTGCATTCCTTATTTGGCTGTGTACCCTTCCATTGATAGGTCTGCTCGTTATTCCTTTCTTTGGGTTGAAGGTCGGCCTGATCGTGGCTGTGGTCTTGTTCATCGCAGTAATGGTCGTCTGCTGGGGCGTCTGCACCTGGAAAATATTCAAATCGTGAGGTTCCAAATCGAATGATCACAATCTCCATTGATCCGATCATTTTCAATATTGGTCACTTTGCTGTGCGCTGGTACAGCCTGATTCTCCTGATCGCCATCGGGATCGGCATCTGGCTGACAGCCCGCGAGGCGGAACGAAGAGGTTTCAAGAAGGATGACATATACGATGCCGCCATTTGGATTATCGTCGGCGGTTTACTTGGGGCGCGGCTTTTTCATGTTCTTGATCACTGGTCGCATGAGTACGCGGCGGATCCCATCCGCGCCCTGTACATTTGGGAAGGCGGGCTGGCGATCTGGGGCGCGCTCATTGGCGGGTTGATCACTGGCGCTCTGGTCGCCTGGCGGCGCGGCTGGCGTTTTCCAAAATTGCTGGATGCCGCGGCTCCGGGTTTGGTGCTGGCACAGGCGATCGGGCGCATCGCATGTGTGATCACGGGCGATGCGATGGGCAAGCCGACGGACGGTCCGTTCGGTTTTGCATACACCAATCCAAATGTGATGGTGCCGCAGTTGGGCGTGTACTATACGCCCATGCCCGTCTATGAACTCGTGATCAATCTTGGAATTTTCGTCGTTCTCTGGGGACTACGTAAGCGCATCGGACCCGACGGGAGGCTGTTCCTTGTCTATTTGACCCTGTACAGCCTTGAGCGTTTCTTCCTGGCATTCACCAGTTCGTATCGCATCATAGCCTTTGGGCTGACGCAATCACAGATCGTGGCGATATTTGGATTGGTCATCAGCCTGATTTTCCTGGCGCTCATACCGCGCAAACTAAACAAACAATCAATGTAAGGAGAAAAAGATGGACGAAAATTGTTACATCGAACCGATCTACAAAAACGCAGTAAGCAACGAAGAATTGCGCAAAGCCGACAGCGCCCTGCTGGCGATCTGGGGAATGGGTTGCCCGAACTGCGCCACGCGCGTCCGCAACAGCCTGCTTTCGCTGGAAGGCGTCTATGGCGTGGACGTGTACCTCAATATGGCGATGGCAGAAGTAAGTTATGACGGCAGGAAAATCACCGCGCAGGGTCTGGTCGAAGCGGTAGCCCGCGCGGGCAACGATGGACGCCACGAATATCGGGCGCAACTGATTGCCACATGAATTCCGAACTCTTTCAAAAAGGATGAACATATGAAAAAATCTGCCCGTGCAATTCGCAAAGAAGCGCGTCTCAGAAAACAGCGCATACGCTCGACGATCTTCGCTGTGATCGTCGTCGGCGTATTGGGGCTGGCAGGCTATTTCATCAAGGAAGCCTTCTTCCGTCCGCCGCCCGAACCGATGGCTGGAAACGTGATTGACGTGGAAGCCTCCATGAGCGGATTCGACAAGACCGAGATTCGCGTCAAGGTCGGCGAACCTGTCACTCTTCGTTTGACCAGTCTGGATAACGAGTATCACACCGATGGCGGCGGAAAGCATCAATGGGCGGTGGATGAACTGGGCGTAAACGTCATTGCCCAGCCTTTGAGTTCCAATTACACCACCTTTACGCCCGATAAAGCAGGCACGTACACGTTCTACTGCGACATCTGTTGCGGCGGGAAAGCCAACCCGACCATGAATGGTCAGATCATCGTCGAGGGATAATATGGCAGTCACTTCACCGCTTCGCCGCATCGTTATTCTTTCCACGCTGGCTGTAGTGGCTTTGGGCGCAATTGCATTGACGGGATGGTGGCATCCCAACGCGCCTGCCGAAGCCATGCAGATGTACCTGCCCAAAATCACCCTGCCTACAGTCATCGCCGCCGCCGCGGTGGACGGCATCAATCCGTGCGCGTTCACTGTCCTGCTTCTCTTCATCACAGCCATGCTCGCAACCATGCAGGGGAGCGCGCAGAGTGTCAATGCCATTCGGGCGCGCTTGCTGGGTCAGGGCGGTATT harbors:
- a CDS encoding cupredoxin domain-containing protein; this translates as MKKSARAIRKEARLRKQRIRSTIFAVIVVGVLGLAGYFIKEAFFRPPPEPMAGNVIDVEASMSGFDKTEIRVKVGEPVTLRLTSLDNEYHTDGGGKHQWAVDELGVNVIAQPLSSNYTTFTPDKAGTYTFYCDICCGGKANPTMNGQIIVEG
- a CDS encoding copper-transporting ATPase, translated to MTPDKIFVTLGGLAAIAFIVWFFWMVKKPGVKAALSSSGYQELMVLVKGGYTPDVIVVEKGKPVRLNFVRAESASCSEMVMIPDFNKSAKLPEGETVPVEFMADKAGEFEFQCQMGMLRGKLIVE
- a CDS encoding prolipoprotein diacylglyceryl transferase, whose product is MITISIDPIIFNIGHFAVRWYSLILLIAIGIGIWLTAREAERRGFKKDDIYDAAIWIIVGGLLGARLFHVLDHWSHEYAADPIRALYIWEGGLAIWGALIGGLITGALVAWRRGWRFPKLLDAAAPGLVLAQAIGRIACVITGDAMGKPTDGPFGFAYTNPNVMVPQLGVYYTPMPVYELVINLGIFVVLWGLRKRIGPDGRLFLVYLTLYSLERFFLAFTSSYRIIAFGLTQSQIVAIFGLVISLIFLALIPRKLNKQSM